Proteins from a genomic interval of Kribbella aluminosa:
- a CDS encoding sensor histidine kinase: protein MRRRILLLSVGMTTLVVLAFAVPLILLLRSTTASESKDKARNRAETVAYYVGDQGRTADDVTAYINGLPAGPGKISVRMADGTTLGSPPPGGVPTPKAVPAGYDDGGGGKKGPPKVGDAEYRDVSGGLAVDVGVGTPNGTASVCLYLTGDELYAGLTPRILILVGGSLVVLLLSIVGAELVSRRLARPLEETASTAERLARGDMDARAPTTGPAEVAKVGSALNGLADRIDEVIAVEREAVADLSHRLRTPLTALRLQVEAMPDRDSAEELNTQVTSLERTLTAVISAARRPQREGRVPHSDAVEVSRQRAAFWEPLFEDQGRELALDLPGKPAPVRSSAEDLGAALDALVENVVAHTPDGTPARITLTRADGIVRIVVADNGPGIPLGAGERGRSDRGSTGLGLDIARRCAEAAGGTLTLHRNEVELTLKSAAEN, encoded by the coding sequence ATGCGCCGCAGGATCCTCCTCCTCTCGGTCGGCATGACCACGCTGGTCGTCCTCGCGTTCGCTGTCCCACTGATCCTCCTGCTGCGCAGTACGACCGCCAGCGAGTCCAAGGACAAGGCGCGCAACCGGGCGGAGACCGTCGCCTACTACGTCGGCGACCAGGGCCGCACCGCCGACGACGTCACGGCGTACATCAACGGGCTCCCGGCCGGGCCGGGGAAGATCTCCGTGCGGATGGCCGACGGTACGACGCTGGGCAGCCCGCCCCCCGGCGGTGTGCCGACGCCGAAGGCGGTGCCGGCCGGGTACGACGACGGCGGCGGCGGCAAGAAAGGCCCCCCGAAGGTCGGGGACGCGGAGTACCGCGACGTGAGCGGCGGCCTCGCGGTCGACGTCGGCGTCGGTACGCCGAACGGCACCGCCTCGGTCTGCCTCTACCTGACCGGCGACGAGCTGTACGCCGGGCTCACACCACGGATCCTGATCCTGGTCGGCGGCAGCCTGGTCGTCCTGCTGCTCAGCATCGTCGGCGCCGAACTGGTGTCCCGCCGGCTCGCGCGACCGCTCGAGGAGACCGCGAGTACGGCGGAACGCCTGGCCCGCGGCGACATGGACGCCCGCGCCCCGACCACCGGCCCCGCCGAGGTCGCCAAGGTCGGCTCCGCGCTCAACGGACTCGCCGACCGGATCGACGAGGTGATCGCCGTCGAACGCGAAGCCGTCGCGGACCTCTCGCACCGCCTTCGGACGCCGCTGACCGCGCTCCGCCTGCAGGTCGAGGCGATGCCGGACCGGGACAGCGCCGAAGAGCTGAACACCCAGGTCACCAGCCTGGAGCGGACGCTGACCGCGGTCATCAGCGCGGCCCGCCGCCCGCAGCGCGAAGGTCGCGTCCCGCACTCGGACGCGGTCGAGGTGAGCCGTCAGCGGGCCGCCTTCTGGGAGCCGCTGTTCGAGGACCAGGGCCGGGAACTGGCGCTGGACCTGCCGGGCAAACCTGCGCCGGTGCGCTCCTCCGCGGAGGACCTCGGCGCGGCGCTGGACGCGCTGGTGGAGAACGTCGTCGCACACACCCCCGACGGGACACCCGCCCGCATCACCCTCACCCGCGCGGACGGCATCGTCCGAATCGTTGTCGCCGACAACGGCCCCGGAATCCCCCTCGGCGCCGGCGAACGCGGCCGCAGCGACCGCGGCTCCACCGGCCTCGGCCTCGACATCGCCCGCCGCTGCGCCGAAGCCGCCGGCGGCACTCTCACCCTGCACCGCAACGAGGTCGAGCTGACCCTCAAGTCCGCCGCCGAGAACTGA
- a CDS encoding glycoside hydrolase family 76 protein produces MSVGIVSSLALLIAPLGAPLPAPAETPPVNMSAQATICNKYCDARDPGLAPKERTPVSATLFGRTITLHLDDDDAMGWASIENGNPGDEVWLDRSMDGGRTWSAGSRLGNTAIPSGQSGWRTLMYNVDDWNNLGVGALRACGKAGDRADIACTPWARVTWNAWDRRTAAATALMQDYNLSSGLFDTTGWWNSANALNALIDNIRASGMTSYKYAIGKTYDLNLNKFEGQFRNDYIDDTGWWGLAWVAAYDLTGEARYLQTARADADHMAAYWDNTCGGGVWWSEAKTYKNAISNSLYIQLNAQLHTRIAGDTTYLQRAQNGWTWFQQTGMINGSHLVNDGIDLSTCKNNGQTAWTYNQGVLIGALTELSKATNNSAYLTSARQLADASTTAASLHTADGILREPCEDGDCGGDGPSFKGAHVRGLGKLNAALSDHPYTAYLQRQADRAYAADRTPMDQYGLRWSGPVDKLDAARQQSVVDLLNTV; encoded by the coding sequence ATGTCCGTTGGAATCGTTTCCAGCCTTGCCCTCCTGATCGCTCCCCTCGGCGCACCGCTGCCCGCGCCGGCCGAGACCCCACCGGTGAACATGTCCGCCCAGGCAACGATCTGCAACAAGTACTGCGACGCCCGCGACCCCGGTCTCGCGCCGAAGGAGCGCACCCCGGTATCGGCAACCCTCTTCGGCCGCACGATCACCCTGCACCTCGACGACGACGACGCGATGGGCTGGGCCTCGATCGAGAACGGCAACCCCGGCGACGAGGTCTGGCTCGACCGCTCGATGGACGGCGGCCGTACCTGGTCCGCCGGCAGCCGGCTCGGCAACACCGCGATCCCGTCCGGGCAGAGCGGCTGGCGGACGCTGATGTACAACGTCGACGACTGGAACAACCTCGGCGTCGGCGCCCTCCGCGCCTGCGGCAAGGCCGGCGACCGCGCGGACATCGCCTGTACGCCGTGGGCGCGGGTGACGTGGAACGCCTGGGACCGGCGTACGGCGGCCGCGACCGCGCTGATGCAGGACTACAACCTGTCCAGCGGGCTGTTCGACACCACCGGCTGGTGGAACTCGGCGAATGCGCTGAACGCGTTGATCGACAACATCCGGGCCAGCGGGATGACCAGCTACAAGTACGCGATCGGCAAGACGTACGACCTGAACCTGAACAAGTTCGAGGGCCAGTTCCGCAACGACTACATCGACGACACCGGGTGGTGGGGGCTGGCGTGGGTCGCGGCGTACGACCTGACCGGCGAGGCGCGCTACCTGCAGACGGCGCGCGCCGACGCGGACCACATGGCGGCGTACTGGGACAACACGTGCGGCGGCGGGGTGTGGTGGAGCGAGGCGAAGACGTACAAGAACGCGATCTCGAACTCGCTGTACATCCAGCTGAACGCGCAGCTGCACACCCGGATCGCCGGTGACACGACGTACCTGCAACGTGCGCAGAACGGCTGGACGTGGTTCCAGCAGACCGGGATGATCAACGGCTCGCACCTGGTGAACGACGGGATCGACCTGTCCACGTGCAAGAACAACGGCCAGACCGCGTGGACGTACAACCAGGGCGTGCTGATCGGCGCGCTGACCGAGTTGTCCAAGGCAACGAACAACTCGGCGTACCTGACCAGCGCCCGGCAGCTCGCGGACGCGTCGACGACCGCGGCATCGCTGCACACCGCCGACGGCATCCTCCGCGAGCCGTGCGAGGACGGCGACTGCGGCGGCGACGGCCCGTCGTTCAAAGGCGCCCACGTCCGCGGCCTCGGCAAGCTCAACGCGGCGCTGTCGGACCATCCGTACACGGCGTACCTGCAGCGCCAGGCCGATCGCGCGTACGCGGCCGACCGGACGCCGATGGACCAGTACGGCCTGCGCTGGTCCGGACCGGTCGACAAGCTCGACGCGGCACGGCAGCAGTCCGTGGTCGACCTGCTGAACACGGTCTGA
- a CDS encoding DUF2505 domain-containing protein, translating to MSYDVKVSTSGNDTVIRVSRKMEAKDIPDMARKFVGETLTVVQTETWHPAAADGSRTADVSGEISNTPVTLKGTARIAANGAQSIQAIDLDIKVAVPLIGRKMEPFVVDAIRNGLQKEHDLGHEWSGK from the coding sequence CTGTCGTACGACGTCAAGGTCAGCACGTCCGGCAACGACACCGTGATCCGCGTCAGCCGGAAGATGGAGGCCAAGGACATCCCGGACATGGCCCGCAAGTTCGTCGGCGAGACGCTGACCGTCGTGCAGACCGAGACCTGGCACCCGGCCGCGGCGGACGGTTCGCGGACCGCGGACGTGTCCGGCGAGATCAGCAACACCCCGGTGACGCTGAAGGGTACGGCGCGGATCGCGGCGAACGGCGCGCAGAGCATCCAGGCGATCGACCTCGACATCAAGGTCGCGGTACCGCTGATCGGCCGGAAGATGGAGCCGTTCGTGGTGGACGCGATCCGCAACGGCCTGCAGAAGGAGCACGACCTGGGTCACGAGTGGAGCGGCAAGTAA
- a CDS encoding tryptophan 2,3-dioxygenase, which produces MSAGDGVTGQWGGVDVHFGEEGGRLTYGSYLRLTELLDQQRLESEPPAHDELLFITIHQVYELWFKQNLHELTASRDAMLAGELWLAEHLLRRVHTIERVLTQQVDILETMTPQDFGEFRHRLSPASGFQSVQFREIEFLSGAKDPSFVRRFRGLTEAEQDRLRRRLEEPTLWDAYLDVLRKGGFDTDSEDSIRDALRKVAGDRSHYAAIWELAEALLQHDELAAAWRARHVVMVERMIGTKPGTGGSSGANYLRSRLDLRYYPLLWDLRSNL; this is translated from the coding sequence ATGAGCGCTGGCGACGGGGTGACGGGGCAGTGGGGCGGGGTCGACGTGCACTTCGGCGAGGAGGGCGGCCGGCTCACGTACGGCAGTTACCTGCGCCTCACCGAGCTCCTCGACCAGCAGCGGCTGGAGTCGGAGCCGCCGGCGCACGACGAGCTGTTGTTCATCACGATCCACCAGGTGTACGAGCTGTGGTTCAAGCAGAACCTGCACGAGCTGACCGCGTCCCGAGACGCGATGCTGGCCGGTGAGCTGTGGCTGGCCGAGCACCTGCTCCGCCGGGTGCACACGATCGAGCGGGTGCTCACCCAGCAGGTGGACATCCTGGAGACGATGACCCCGCAGGACTTCGGCGAGTTCCGGCACCGGCTGTCGCCGGCGTCCGGGTTCCAGTCGGTGCAGTTCCGCGAGATCGAGTTCCTGTCCGGCGCCAAGGACCCGTCGTTCGTCCGCCGGTTCCGCGGCCTGACCGAGGCGGAGCAGGACCGCCTGCGCCGCCGCCTCGAGGAGCCGACGCTCTGGGACGCGTACCTCGACGTCCTGCGCAAGGGCGGTTTCGACACCGACTCCGAGGACTCGATCCGGGACGCGCTGCGCAAGGTCGCCGGCGACCGCTCGCACTACGCCGCGATCTGGGAGCTCGCCGAGGCGCTCCTCCAGCACGACGAACTCGCCGCCGCGTGGCGCGCCCGGCACGTGGTGATGGTCGAGCGGATGATCGGTACCAAACCGGGCACCGGCGGCTCGTCCGGCGCCAACTACCTCCGCAGCCGCCTGGACCTCCGCTACTACCCGCTGCTCTGGGACCTCCGCTCGAACCTCTGA
- the pruA gene encoding L-glutamate gamma-semialdehyde dehydrogenase, with protein MDAVTAVPTPANEPVKGYAPGSAERASLEAKLKDFVAGGSIELTCTIGGEQKLGGGAPIDVVQPHKHAHVLGTLGNATEADGRAAVDAALAAAPAWRSLSFDDRAAIFLKAADLLSGPWRDTLNAATMLGQSKTIQQAEIDAACELIDFLRFNVAFARQIVSDQPISSPGVWNRVDYRPLEGFVYAITPFNFTAIAGNLPTAPALMGNTVVWKPSPTQQFAAHWTMRLFEAAGLPAGVINLVTGDGIEVSKAALTHPDLAGIHFTGSTKTFQSLWGTVGTSIASYRTYPRLVGETGGKDFILAHPSADPAVLKTAMVRGAFEYQGQKCSAASRSYVPRSVWNLIKDDIVAETDSLTMGDVTDLSNFIGAVIDDRAFAKHKAALDRARQVASIDVVAGGTYDDSEGYFVRPTLLVSGDPTDEIFSTEYFGPILGVHVYDDADYETVLREMEHSAPYGLTGAVIAQDRHAIAAAAEYLRFAAGNFYVNDKPTGAVVGQQPFGGARASGTNDKAGSMWNLIRWASPRSMKETFTPPTDYRYPHQG; from the coding sequence ATGGATGCCGTGACCGCCGTACCGACGCCTGCCAACGAGCCTGTGAAGGGCTATGCGCCCGGATCGGCCGAGCGTGCGAGTCTGGAGGCGAAGCTCAAGGACTTCGTGGCGGGCGGGTCGATCGAGCTGACCTGCACGATCGGTGGCGAGCAGAAGCTGGGCGGCGGCGCGCCGATCGACGTGGTGCAGCCGCACAAGCACGCGCACGTGCTCGGCACCCTCGGCAACGCGACCGAGGCGGACGGCCGGGCGGCCGTGGACGCGGCGCTGGCGGCCGCTCCGGCGTGGCGCTCGCTGTCCTTCGACGACCGCGCGGCGATCTTCCTGAAGGCGGCCGACCTGTTGTCCGGCCCGTGGCGCGACACGCTGAACGCGGCCACCATGCTCGGTCAGTCCAAGACGATCCAGCAGGCCGAGATCGACGCGGCCTGTGAGCTGATCGACTTCCTCCGGTTCAACGTGGCGTTCGCGCGGCAGATCGTCAGCGACCAGCCGATCTCGTCGCCGGGCGTCTGGAACCGGGTGGACTACCGGCCGCTCGAGGGCTTCGTGTACGCGATCACCCCGTTCAACTTCACCGCGATCGCCGGCAACCTGCCGACCGCGCCCGCGCTGATGGGCAACACGGTGGTGTGGAAGCCGTCGCCGACGCAGCAGTTCGCCGCGCACTGGACGATGCGGCTGTTCGAGGCTGCGGGCCTGCCGGCCGGTGTGATCAACCTTGTCACCGGTGACGGCATCGAGGTCAGCAAGGCGGCGCTCACCCACCCGGACCTGGCCGGCATCCACTTCACCGGCTCCACGAAGACGTTCCAGTCCCTGTGGGGGACGGTCGGCACGAGCATCGCGTCGTACAGGACGTATCCGCGGCTGGTCGGCGAGACCGGCGGCAAGGACTTCATCCTCGCGCACCCGTCGGCGGACCCGGCGGTGCTGAAGACCGCGATGGTGCGCGGCGCGTTCGAGTACCAGGGGCAGAAGTGCTCCGCCGCGTCGCGGTCGTACGTGCCGCGCTCGGTGTGGAACCTGATCAAGGACGACATCGTCGCCGAGACCGACTCCCTGACCATGGGCGACGTCACCGACCTGTCGAACTTCATCGGTGCGGTGATCGACGACCGCGCGTTCGCCAAGCACAAGGCGGCGCTGGACCGGGCTCGTCAGGTCGCCTCGATCGATGTTGTTGCCGGTGGCACCTATGACGACAGCGAGGGGTACTTCGTCCGCCCGACGCTGCTGGTCTCCGGCGACCCGACCGACGAGATCTTCAGCACCGAGTACTTCGGCCCGATCCTCGGCGTGCACGTGTACGACGACGCGGACTACGAGACGGTGCTGCGCGAGATGGAGCACTCGGCGCCGTACGGCCTGACCGGTGCGGTGATCGCGCAGGACCGGCACGCGATCGCGGCGGCCGCGGAGTACCTGCGGTTCGCGGCCGGCAACTTCTACGTCAACGACAAGCCGACCGGCGCGGTCGTCGGCCAGCAGCCGTTCGGCGGCGCCCGGGCGTCCGGCACCAACGACAAGGCCGGCTCGATGTGGAACCTGATCCGTTGGGCTTCCCCGCGTTCGATGAAGGAGACCTTCACCCCGCCGACCGACTACCGGTACCCGCACCAGGGCTGA
- a CDS encoding response regulator transcription factor translates to MARVLLIEDDDAIRISLGKSLTAAGHVVSAVAAGADGVAAVAREKPEVLLLDLGLPDLDGRDVLAMVRAVSDVPVIVATARDDDASVVRLLDAGADDYVIKPFSAAQMDARIRAVLRRLGTDQQGESTVEVGGLRIDPRSREVSVDGAPVELTRKEFDLLLALSRRPGAVVSKRELLAEVWGLPWGGGDRTVDVHLSWLRRKLGETAAEPRFLHSVRGVGVKLAVPDGDG, encoded by the coding sequence ATGGCGCGGGTGCTGCTGATCGAGGACGACGATGCGATTCGGATCTCGTTGGGGAAGTCTCTGACGGCGGCCGGGCACGTCGTGTCGGCGGTCGCGGCCGGTGCCGACGGGGTCGCGGCAGTCGCCCGGGAGAAGCCCGAGGTGCTGCTGCTCGACCTCGGCCTCCCGGATCTGGACGGGCGCGACGTACTCGCGATGGTGCGGGCGGTCAGCGACGTACCGGTGATCGTGGCGACGGCGCGGGACGACGACGCGAGCGTCGTACGGCTGCTGGACGCGGGCGCGGACGACTACGTGATCAAGCCGTTCAGCGCCGCGCAGATGGACGCGCGGATCCGGGCGGTCCTGCGCCGGCTCGGGACGGACCAGCAGGGCGAGTCGACCGTGGAGGTCGGTGGGCTGCGGATCGATCCGCGCAGCCGGGAAGTGAGCGTGGACGGCGCGCCGGTGGAGCTGACCCGCAAGGAGTTCGACCTGCTGCTGGCGCTGTCGCGTCGCCCCGGGGCGGTCGTCAGCAAGCGGGAGCTGCTCGCAGAGGTCTGGGGGCTGCCGTGGGGCGGTGGCGACCGGACTGTCGACGTCCACCTGTCCTGGCTGCGGCGGAAGCTCGGCGAGACGGCGGCCGAGCCGCGGTTCCTGCACAGCGTGCGCGGCGTCGGGGTCAAACTCGCTGTTCCTGACGGAGACGGCTGA